The Bos indicus x Bos taurus breed Angus x Brahman F1 hybrid chromosome 11, Bos_hybrid_MaternalHap_v2.0, whole genome shotgun sequence sequence AAGGTGGCCTGGGGGCTGATCCCAGGAGACCCTGAACccgcacagtgagaagcctgactggggaactaaacGCCAAGGTCGGCACCTCTTACAACAGGAGAGCTGCGATAAAACCAGCCCTTCCTCTGATGATGACCTAACAACACGCAGGAGACAGAGCTTCCCAAAAGTTAAAGTGTGAACGCGCGCACATGTGCTCTGTGCATCCATAcacgtgtgcctgtgtgtgtgtgtgcacacaagcCTGCGTGTGTACACAGATATCTGAAGGTTGGTGGCTTCCAACAAGAGGTGAAGAATGCCTCTCCCTTTCCAGAATTTATTACCTGTCACATCTTGGGCTTCTGATGGCCACAGGAACCTGTAATTCACACCCTCCAGGTCTTCAGTTCTTATTTGTAAGTTTAGCCATTAAATTGGCAAACGGGTTAGGAAACCTCAGCGCGGCGATAGCCGCCCTGGGTCTTATCTCCAAGCTCGAAACCATAAAAGCAACTTTGACAGGTTTGGCTACACAAATTGAAAACTCAAGCATTACcagcaaaacaaaccaaaagctgAACCCAAAGTTCAGAGGAAAatgacaaactgaaaaataagcgTGTATATGATGGAGACGGGCTCAACCCTAATGAGGAAGGCGCTGAGCAAGAAAAAGACACGCGCCCCAacagaaaaatacttaaaaatgcaCACAGAACACATACCGGCAATTTTCCAAATGGCcaacagtaaaatgaaaagatgctctataCCACCAGGAGGTAAAGGGATTAAACTCCAAGTGGAAAGGCTTGTTCTACCTGTGAGATTGCCAGAGACAAAGGAGGACTCGAGCCAGCCCCAGAGGGCGGACGGTACTCAGCCGGGCCTCTCCGGAGGGCATTTTGGCCAAAATACATCCCAGTCCTTGGCCCGGCAGTGtctcttctaggaatttacccTTGGGAAAACTGAGCCGGCTTCCAGGGACACATCAGCAAAGACGTTCATCATGGCAGTCGTTAAACCTGTGAAAACTCAAGCCAAATTATGTGGAGTCCCTAGTTCTGGCTCATTAGATACTTTTCCCAAACTTTCAGTGATAAAGTATTACTCTCCTAATGGGAAGACAGCGTTTATTAAACAATTTACTGAAGGATTAATTCAATGTTTTCATGGGTTTCTTGACACTTGGCCCCAAATTCCCCAGGCAGATAAGAAACAGCCCCCTTCTATCCCTGTAGGAATAAAGCCTCTGATTTGTTTTCTCCTGTCCAATTTCTGGCACtttctagacaggaaacaaaacCCCAGTTCACCCTGAGACAGGCCTAGGTCGGGGCCACAGAGGCTGGCACGGGGGACAGAAGCACAGTGCTAGTCTTCCTTTCAATGTGCCCCTCGCACGGGTGAGGGTGCCCCTCGCACGGGTGAGGGTCCGCCCCACCAGCCCCAGGACCCTGAGGGGCAGTGGGACACCCCAGGCCTCGAGTGAAGATCTCTGAGCTGTTAGAAAAATCACTCAAACCCTGAGAGAACTTCAGGGCCACACGGTCAGTGAGGACCAGAGACCACCTGCCTTACtgctgggggggtggggcaggggtccTAGAAGACAGTGCTCCCTCCCCCTCTCCAAACTGGCCAATGACAGTGTGTCTGAACAGGCTTCCTCCTGCAGGGACGCCCATGCAGCCAGGCCCGGGGTACCCCAGCCTCCACCCGGCCTCCCCAAGGCCAGCCGGCGCAGACTCAGGTGCTCAGAGACCCTGAGAGGCAGgtgggccctgccctgccccaccctctgCTGCTCTGGCCCTGGGCTTCCACTGCACAGCAGGCCTGAACCCTGCCACCCAGCTTCCCTGCAGCAGGACTCTTGCCCCTGGGGGACTGCTTATCCATCCGCGGCCCCTGTTCCTTCTCCCGAACGTGGAAGTGAAGCAGGAAGCGCAGACACAGCGGCATTTGGCAAAGGCAGCTGGAGGCCTGGGCAGCTTTCCTAGAGAGAAGGCTGGACGCGCAGCCCAGAGCTCGGGGTACTGGTAGGGGCGCAGGGGGCGGGTGAGGGGACGCAGAGGGGCCAGCGGCTTCCCGGGGGCCAGACCGGAGCTCTGTGCAGATTCAAGGAACCCCCTCCGCCAGCCCGGAGGAGGAGAGGGGCACGGTGCTAGGCACACAGCGGCGCCGGGCCGGGCAGGAGTTTCCGGTTACGGCACTGACCACAGGAACAGCAGCAGCCCCAAAGCAGCCCATCTGCGCGCCTGGCGGGGGCCCACACCCTCCCGGCCTGAACTTCGCACCCGGGACCGCGGAGGCAGGGCAGTTTCTGCCCACCCGGCCACCGACTCAGCGCCCATCAGTTGGGGGCCCCCGGGGAGAGGGGCTCCGCAGCGCCGGAGGGCCCCGCCTCTGGCCGGGAGCGGACGGGGGTCAGACCTCAAACCGACTACTCACTCCAAGCGCCCCGGCGCACTTCGGGGGCCGGCCGGAGACGGGAGGGGTGGGGCGTCTCCGGAGGCTCGGGCCGCCTCCAGGCGGGGCCGGCgaggggcgcggggcgcgggcgCCGGGCGGGCGCGGGGGCGGCGCGCGGCTCCTGCGGCTCCTCCGCGGCGCGGCCGGCAGGTGGGCGCGCGCTCGCCGGGCGGGGGTCCGGCCGGGCCGCGCGCCTCCCCCGGAACTCGGCCGTGCCATTCCCATGATGCCCAGCCACCGGGCACGGCTTCCGGagcgcggccgccgccgccccgccgccgccgGTAGGTCCGGGGATGGGGCTCCGGGGCCGCCCCGCCCTGCGCGCGCCCCGCCCTGCCGCGCGCCCCCGGCGCCCGCTGCCCGCCCCTCGGTCCGGGACCCCGCCGCCTCCCCGGGACTGACGCGGGCGAGGGCTGGGGGCCGGCGCAGGGCCGAGTGGGCGGCGGGGGCCGGCCGGAGGGCGGGCGCGCAGGCCGCACCGCGGCGCCAGGCCGCCGGGGAAGGGGCCGCCGCGGGCGGCGTGGACTCGGCCAGGGCCGGCTAGTCACCCAACCGCGAGGCCGGGGGTCGCGGCCCCAGAGGCAGCTCCTGGCCCGGGCCCCCGTCAGCGCGCGCCCGCGTTCCTCGAAGCCGGCCGGGCGCGGGGCCCAGGTGAGGCCAGGTGAGGGCCGGCGGCGGGGGGGCCCCGCACTCAGCCCTCCCGCAGAGATTGCGCCCCGCGTCCCGCCCCACGCAGCTTCCGGGAGGGTCCCCCCCGGCTTCCCGTCCAGCTCCTCGCCCCCAAACCACGGAGCCCAGAATATAAAGCCGGGGCGCAGCCCAACCCCTCCCTGCTGGAGGACCGGGTCGCTGCTCCGGGCGCAGGGATGCCTCCTGGCAGAGGCCGCGCTGTGAGTGAGCGCCCCCAGGCCGGGAGCTAAGGGCGGGCAGGGCCAGCCGAGGGTCTCGCCTTGCCTGCGGCCCGCCAGGCACAGACAGCGGCCATGCAGCTTTGCTTGGAGCCGTCCTTGCTGTGTTGTCAAGCCTCGCCTTCTGGCAAGCCCGGCCGAAATTCCAGCCCACGCCCACTTAAGGCCGGCAATCTGGAGAGGCCCTCCTGGGCTTTGTACCCTGACCCTCAGCTCCCTACCCTAGGGGACCAGCCAGGGGTGCACAGCATTGTGGGGAACCCAGAGCTGTGCTGGGCATCCGTGCAGGGAGCCAGGCTTGTCCAGGGATAAGCATTAGTGAGGTTCTGCCCTCCTGGAGACAGGAGGTGTACAGAGAGGCCTAGGGCCCCCCTGCACGGTTCAGACTCTGGCACCACGCGGCTTTGGGGCCCCCACAGTCACCCTCCAGACCTGGTTCTGGGGCTCTTGGGGTGCAGGCTGGCAGTCTGACAAAGTGGGAGCCCCCTGGCTTCAGCCCGGAGTCCCCCAAAGTACAGTTGAGGGGAGTTTTCCAGAATGATTCATCTTATGTAGACCATTGTTTTAAAGCCACAAGCCAAGTTGTCGCTGGAGACACCCTCTGAATTTTTAACCTCATTCTTGGGCTAGATAATCTTGACAGTTCAGAAAACCACTCCCTGGGAGTCCAAACTTGAGACAGCATTTAGAAGCAGTGACCACAGTCAAGGTGAGGAGTAGAGAGGAGCGTTTTTCCCTCCCACGCTCTCTGTTGCCTGGAGTAGAAGTCACTGCAGCCAGGTTCACTGGGATCCATCCCCAGGCCGCTTCTTCAGATGGCACTGCTGTTCAGCAAGTTAATATTCCTGATCTAGACTCTTGAGAAGACCCATGGGAATGTCTTGTGTGCTGTGTTATTTCACCAGGGCAGCTTGAATAATGACCACAGTGAGGTGGGCACAGGCGGGTGGAAGAGCCCTCCCCCTCGGCGTTGCTGGCCCCCACTGTCCTTAGCAGGGGATCTCCTTGGAGGGTGGTGTTGCGGGAAAGACCACCTGCTGTCCTGGGGGCTCCATCTGAGGACTCTGAAGTGGCTTCTCACGTCCCCAGCTATGCATGTCCTGGTACATCAGACCAATGGCTCAGGGGAGTTGGAACGATTAATTGTTGTGGTTAACTGTATTTGGCCTCAGGGTAAGTTCTTCCAAAATTGAATTTCGAGCCCTTAAATTAATGCACTTTCTTTCCCCCCAAATATTTACCAGCTATAGTTTCAGCCTCTGAATTAAGTCTCTGATTCTCTTTAATCCTGACAGTCAAAAGTCTGTTTAAAAAGTGGGCCCAAGATGCTACAGAGTACACGTAGGGAGATGAAGACCCAGTCCTTGAACCGTTCTGCCAACATTACACTGAACCTGGACTTGAAGAGAATCACAGGTAATTGTAGCAAATTCTTTGACGTTGAAGTTTCACTTTTTGAGCGTAAATATCCATAGCAAAGGACTTCCTTCTGAATTGGTCACACCCTCTGGTTAATCGCTGGTCACACCTGTTTGGGCACGTCTGCGCCTAGGTGGCCGGGCCAGGCTTTCTTGGAAAGGGCTGTGGTATGTAAACACGGGATTCTGTGCGCGTCAGGAAGGAAGCTCCTCTGGGAGAAGGATCTGCAGGGAAGCAAAGCAAACCCCCGGGCCGCTTccggccacccccacccccaggctcccaGGCAGCAACGGCCTTGCCCGGCACCATTTGGGGCTGGAACTCCATCTCCCTGCTTCCGGGAGCGCTGCCAAGCTCTCCTCTTGACTCTCGGTCGCTTTGCGTCCCAGTTTGTGGGGGGTCAGGAGAGGTCGGAGAGACGTGTTCGGAATTGACAGTTAATGGTGTATTTTGCGTCTTTCTAATCCGCTGTGTACAACCTGCGCTACGTTCCCTCCGTGGCGGTGGTCCCAGACCTCCCGTGTAAAGGCCTCTGGGAGCAAGTCCTCACTGTGTTCCCAAGGGCAGCCCAGCGGTTCTGCCATCCCAGCCACGTTTGGACTGAgatgcagaaagcagagaagccaCACACCGTGAGGAAGGGCATGTGACTGGGGCAGTGTCTGTGCTAATTACATGCAAATAGTCATACGGTCCCCTGAGATCATCCGGCAACTACACACTCAACCTTTTCCAATAAAAAGGCTTTTGTGTAAATAACTCTCCAAAGGTGTTAGGTGCTCACATCACGTAACTTCTCTTTCCAGGAGCTGCTAGTTCGTGTCAAGAGCCAACCAACCCGTGATGTGCCGCTGAACCTGACTCCCAGTAGTCGACAGTTCCACCCGCCCAGAGGCTTTGCGCCTTCGTCCCGTCACCCCCTCTTGACGACTTCGGAAGGTAAACCCCCCCTCTGCTCCTTCGCCGGAGAAGATGGACAGAGGGATGACGGAAGAAGGACACCCGTGTCAGCTTCCACGAGCTCGGCCCAGGGGACTTGGAAGCATTTTCTCATGAGTCTCCTCGGCCACCCGCCCTGTAcagctgaggaagctgaggcccggGGGCCCGCGGCTGGCCGGACATTCGCCAGGCCTCCGGCTCCCTTGTGACCTGACCCGGGGCACCCGCCCGGCGTGCCCCCTGCAGGATGTGAAGCAGGCAGAGAAGCAAAGCCCCGCCTCTGCGCACTGCCTGCTAGGATGTTTCTCATGAACGCACCTCCTGTGCTGGCCCTGCGGTCCGCGTGGGAGGCCTTCGGCCCGCCCGGGAGCTGTAGGTTTCCCCGATGCTTCTCGGAGCCCAGAGAGGGCGTCTCGAGAGTGGCGGCGAGCGCCCAGGTGCAGATGGCCATCAGCAGGCTTCAGGGTGACGGGGCAGCCCTGGGCATGAGCGGCGACCATGCCCGGCCGGGAAGCCAGAGGGCGGAGAGGGGCCGGGGCTCCCTGCCGACTGCCAGCCCCGCCTTTGCGGCCTATGGTCTTGCCACGGGTCTTGATCCCaagcgggaggaggaggaggcctccAACCTCGGGCCTCTGGTGCCGGATTCAGACAGCGACGACTCGGTGGACCGGGACATTGAGGAAGCCATCCAGGAGTACCTGAGGGCCAAGAGCGGGGCCGCCCCGCCGCCTGCAGCCGGGGACGCGGCCCGTCGGTGCGGACCAGAGCCAGCTCTGAGCGGCGCCCCAGCTGCCCCGTGTCCCCCAAACCCTGCAGCTGGCCCCAGCCCTGTCCAGGGCTCCGCCTCCCCGCTCAGCGTGAGCAGTGATGACTCCTTCGAACAGAGCATCCAGGCAGAGATCGAACAGTTCCTGAGCGAAAAGAGGCTGCACGAGACCCAGAAAGGTGACCTCCCTGCTGACAGAAAGGCAGACCCCGGTGACAGCTTGGCCAGAGCGACCTGCAGGCCTGGCAGAGAGCCACCACTGAAGGCACCACAGCAGGACCTGCCGGGCACCGGCAAAGAGTTCGTCTTCCGGAAGCTGCCCAGGTCAGCGAAGGCCAGCGCACTGCCCAGAGGCCTCAGGTGCAAGGTCACCGCCGAGCcggctgctgctgccactgcggGGCCCCCTGCAGAGGCCGCACCCAGTAAAGGCAGGGTCCGCAGGGGCGCGGGCTCCGCACGGAAGGGCAGGCAGCCGAGGAGCGTGGCCCTGGTACACGAGGAGCCCGACTCGAGCAGCGACGACGGCATCGAGGAGGCCATCCGGCTGTACCAGCGGGAGCGGCGGAGGGAGGTCCGGGGCCACCAGGGGCCCCTGCCAACAGAGGAGAAGGGGCCCGTGGCCCCTGCTCACAGCCTGAGGGGCCCCTGGCCAGAGGCCCTCAGCAAAACCCCCGGCAAGAAGAAGCCAGCGGCCCCCAAGGCCACAGACCTCGGCCCGGGCGGCCCGGACTCTGAGCACCCGCCCAGGCCCCCCAGGGAAACCACAGCTCCCGTGCCTCCGGGGAGCGCGGCTGCTGAGAGCCTGGGCGTGGACGGGTCCCCATGCCGGGCAGACACGTCTGCCGAGCTGATGTGCGCCGAGGCCATCCTGGACATCTCCAAGACCATCCTGCCAGCCCCCGTGGATGGTGGGGAAAGGCCCCCACCCACCAGCCCGCTGCGCCAGGGCCCCGACGGCAACAGCAGCGCAGTGGACAGTGACGACAGCATCGAGCGGGAGATCCGCACGTTCCTGGCCCTGAAGGCGCAGTCGGGGGGCCCGCTGCCCCACACGGAGACCTGCGCCCGGCCCGCCCACAGCCCGCCACTGCCACCCAGCCTCAGCGCCCCAGCCCCCGACACTGCAGACCCGTCCCCGGGCTGCAGGAGGCGGCGCAGCAGGATGCCCTGCATGCCCAGGCGGCCCAGAGACACGGCCGAGATGCAGGACGCCCAGGACGCCGAGCGCGGCCAGGGCCGGGTGCAGCCTGGCCAGGGGCGAGCCCCCGAGGCCCCCAGAAGGGAGAGCGAGAGCCGCGGGCCGCCTCTCCCCTTCAAGACGGGCGGACCGGGCGATGAGCTCGGGGCCCCGGACCCGCTGGGAGCCGCACCGCCAGGCCCCAGGCAGACGGCCGAGGGGAGGCGCGGGGATGTGCAGGCAAGCTCCGAGGAGAAGAGCAGCTCGCTAGACAGTGACGAGGACCTGGACACGGCCATCAAGGACCTGCTGCGCTCCAAGCGGCGGCTCCGGAAGCGGCACAGGGACCCCCGGGCCAGCTGCAAGAAGAGGGTCCGCTTCAGCACCACAGAGACGCAGTTCCTGGACAAACTGGGGGGCTTCCAGAAAGACTGGAGAGACCGAAGCCCCCACCTGCTGAAAAGCTGTCTCTCCAAGTCCAGAAGAGACAGCAGGGAGACCCCGGGGAGACCCCCGCACATTCCCAGCCAGGAAACATCAAGGGCAAAGGCGGATGGCTCAGGGCTGGAGGATGCGCCCTCGGGCCCCTCAGCCCCCTGGACCCGGGGTAGGGCCGCGCCCAGGGGACTGTTCTCCAGGGAGTCGGAAGCCCGCGAGCCTCCCGGTGCCGCCAGAAGCCCCAGCTCCCTGTCTGATGACAGCAGCTCCATAGACAGCGATGACAGCATCGAGCTGGAGATCAGGAAGTTTTTGGCCGAAAAGGCCAAGGAGTCCGTGAGCGGATCAGAAATTCCAGGAGGGGGCCCAGCCACCCTGGGAACGCCAACTGGGGCCAGGCCGGAGCTCCCGGGCCGGAAAGCACCGCCCCCCGGCCCAGCTGCCCAGCCAGGCATGTGCACGCGGAGCCAGAGGGTCAGGGGGGGCCTGCCGCCAGGGGCCGAGGGACCCCGGGGGCCGGGAAGAGCCCTCGCTCCGGGCGGGGGGAGCAGCCCGCACCCTGAGCAGCCCTGCCCCCCAGCCGCCCTGGCCCGGTGCGAGTTGGCGCCGCCCAGGAGCACCAGCGGGCCTACCCCTGCCAAAGGGTCGCCGGCTCCCAGGAGAAACATCTGTGCCCCCAGAGACTCGGGCCCCAGGGGGCCCGAGGGAGTCACAGGAGAGGGTACGTTCGGCCAGCTCCCAAGCCACGCAGAGGCTGGTGCCCGGGTAGAGGGCCGAAGCTCACTGGCACGGACCCCGGGCTCCCAGCGGGATGGGGTGCCCCGGGCCGGCCTCGCCTTGCCCTGGCCCGACCTCAGCCCCCAGAGCCGGCTGCAGAGCACCTGGGTACTGGGCCCGGAAGGCAGGGACGTGGCTGCGTGGAGAGGGGGCCTCGGcggccagagggagaaggggccGGAGGGCCAGGCCCGGGGCTCACCCAGCCTCGCCACAGACTCCCGGAGGGGCCTGCCCTTCGCCGGCTTCTCACCGCTGCTCTCCACGCAGCTGTTCCATTTCGGGAAGAGCATGCCCTGGGGCGCCAAGCAGGCCAGCCTTTTCAGCCCCGGCCTGGGCCTGCCGCTGCAGGGTCCATCCTTCTCGGCCTTCCGGGAGGCCCAGGCCACCCGCAACCCGGTGTTTGGAAGCCCACGCCTGCTGGTGAAGGAAGGCGGCCGCTGGCCTTGCAGGAAGCCCCGGGCAGGGCTCAGCCTGTCCGACAGGAGGGGGTCGGGGCCGGAAGAGAGTGTCCTGGACCTGCGGTTCGGGCGCAGGGGGCTGGACAGAGACGACGAGGAGCCGGAGGCCTTGGGCAGCGACGCCAGCGAGCTCAGCGACACGTCGGTGGAGGAGGGCGGCGGGCCCACGGCCCAGGGCCCGGTGCTGCAGCTGTGAGCTCGGCGTGCGCGCGCCCCGCGGCCACGCTCCTGACGCAATTGTGAGCTCGGCGTGCGCGCGCGCCCCGCGGCCACGCTCCTGACGGAACGGGGGCCCTGGAGGTCCCTGTGCAGCCTGTACATTTGTACACTAACGTGAAACCGTGTTTTTATTTAACAGATGTGTCCTGGTAAATATGATTTTTGTAGcctttttgtaaattatttaaagtgCTGTAGAAACTATTTTTGGTGAACGCCGCGGTTGGATCCTGCAGGGCGTTCCTCGCAGCGGTTTTCCGTGGTCTCCGCACAAGTCTTGGATCAGCGGACGTTCGGTTCTGTGCGTCCCCGCACTCGGGGCTGACCGCTGGTGGGCACGGCCTGCTGCGACCACAATGCCAGCCTCAGGAAGGCAGCAGCCGGAGCCCTGCCCGAGATTCACCAGACACCCCAGCAGTCCCTGTCAGGGCGCTGCTGGGCAGCACTTCTCACATGAAAGAGCCCCTGCCTCCCCCACGGAGGCCCGATGGAGTCCTCAAGCAGAAAAGCGTTTCAAAGCACAAAGGCTGGCGAGCAAACCAGTCACCCGGGGCGCACACGGAGACCCCCAGTGAGACCGCCAGCCGGCC is a genomic window containing:
- the PPP1R26 gene encoding protein phosphatase 1 regulatory subunit 26, with amino-acid sequence MFLMNAPPVLALRSAWEAFGPPGSCRFPRCFSEPREGVSRVAASAQVQMAISRLQGDGAALGMSGDHARPGSQRAERGRGSLPTASPAFAAYGLATGLDPKREEEEASNLGPLVPDSDSDDSVDRDIEEAIQEYLRAKSGAAPPPAAGDAARRCGPEPALSGAPAAPCPPNPAAGPSPVQGSASPLSVSSDDSFEQSIQAEIEQFLSEKRLHETQKGDLPADRKADPGDSLARATCRPGREPPLKAPQQDLPGTGKEFVFRKLPRSAKASALPRGLRCKVTAEPAAAATAGPPAEAAPSKGRVRRGAGSARKGRQPRSVALVHEEPDSSSDDGIEEAIRLYQRERRREVRGHQGPLPTEEKGPVAPAHSLRGPWPEALSKTPGKKKPAAPKATDLGPGGPDSEHPPRPPRETTAPVPPGSAAAESLGVDGSPCRADTSAELMCAEAILDISKTILPAPVDGGERPPPTSPLRQGPDGNSSAVDSDDSIEREIRTFLALKAQSGGPLPHTETCARPAHSPPLPPSLSAPAPDTADPSPGCRRRRSRMPCMPRRPRDTAEMQDAQDAERGQGRVQPGQGRAPEAPRRESESRGPPLPFKTGGPGDELGAPDPLGAAPPGPRQTAEGRRGDVQASSEEKSSSLDSDEDLDTAIKDLLRSKRRLRKRHRDPRASCKKRVRFSTTETQFLDKLGGFQKDWRDRSPHLLKSCLSKSRRDSRETPGRPPHIPSQETSRAKADGSGLEDAPSGPSAPWTRGRAAPRGLFSRESEAREPPGAARSPSSLSDDSSSIDSDDSIELEIRKFLAEKAKESVSGSEIPGGGPATLGTPTGARPELPGRKAPPPGPAAQPGMCTRSQRVRGGLPPGAEGPRGPGRALAPGGGSSPHPEQPCPPAALARCELAPPRSTSGPTPAKGSPAPRRNICAPRDSGPRGPEGVTGEGTFGQLPSHAEAGARVEGRSSLARTPGSQRDGVPRAGLALPWPDLSPQSRLQSTWVLGPEGRDVAAWRGGLGGQREKGPEGQARGSPSLATDSRRGLPFAGFSPLLSTQLFHFGKSMPWGAKQASLFSPGLGLPLQGPSFSAFREAQATRNPVFGSPRLLVKEGGRWPCRKPRAGLSLSDRRGSGPEESVLDLRFGRRGLDRDDEEPEALGSDASELSDTSVEEGGGPTAQGPVLQL